The DNA sequence AACGCTCCCCAGCCCGGTGGCACCCGCCATCAGCGCATCCGCCCGGCGCCGCGCGGCCGCCACCGCAAGGGCGGAACGGCCTCGCGCGGACCGCCGTCCTCGGGGGCGTGCTCCTAAACGGGCGCCGGGGCCCGCACCTGCCCGGCCACTCGGGCGAGTGCCCGATCCGTGCCGCGCCCGGACGGGCAACGGGCCGGGCGGAGGCGGGAACGCCGAAACGGAAACGGAAGTGGAGGTAGAAGGGGAAGTGGAAGAGGCAGAGCCTCTGGGGGTGGAGGCTGAGAGGGAGATGGACGGGGAATCGGGCGACGGGGCAGGGGTGGGTGGAGCGTCGGGAGTCGACGCCCGAGGAGATCGAAGGGCCATGCCTCACGACGTTAGGCACATCCGCCCGACCTCGCTGAGCAGCGCCGATTCCTGTGGACAGTCCGGCAGTTGTGGACAACTCGGCCACCCCTCGGGGTGAAGCTCCGCACCTTCAGCCGCTCGACTCGACGCGACCCGCGCCTTCACCGGAGCCCGAGCCGGAGCCCGAGCCGGAGCCGGAGCCGGAGCCCGAGCCGGAGCCGGAGCCCGAGCCCGAGCCGGAGCCGGAGCCCGAGCCGGAGCCGGAGCCGGAGCCGGATCACCGCAGCGAGATCACCGCACCGAGCAGCCCCGGCCCCGTGTGCGCCCCGATGACCGCGCCGACCTCGCTGACGTGGAGGTCGACCAGGCCGGAGACGCGTTCGCGCAGCCGCTCGGCCAGGCGCTCCGCGCGCTCCGGTGCGGCGAGGTGGTGGACGGCGATGTCCACCGGGGCCGTACCCGCCCGCTCAGCGGCGATCTCTTCCAGGCGGGCAATGGCCCTGGACGCCGTCCGCACCTTCTCCAGCATCTCGATCCGTCCCCCGTCGAGCTCCAGGATCGGCTTCACCGCCAACGCCGATCCCAGCAAGGCCCGCGCCGTGCCGATGCGTCCGCCCCGGCGCAGATAGTCGAGAGTGTCGACATAGAAATACGCCGAGGTGCCGGCGGCGCGCTTCTCCGCGGCCGACACCGCTTCGTCCAGGCCGCCGCCCGCCTCGGCGGTCTCCGCCGCCGCCAGAGCGCAGAACCCCAGGGCCATGGCGACCATGCCGGTGTCCACGACGCGTACCGGAACGGGGGCGTCCTTCGCCGCCAGCAGCGCGGCGTCGTACGTGCCGGAGAACTCCGACGACAGGTGCAGCGACACCACCGCGTCCGCACCGCCCTCGGCCGCCGTCCGGTAGGCCGCGGCGAAGACCTCGGGGCTGGGACGGGAGGTGGTCACGGAGTGGCGTTTCTGCAGAGCCAGGGCGAGCGAGCGGGCCGAAATCTCCGTGCCCTCCTCCAGCGCCCGGTCGCCCAGCACGACGGTCAGCGGCACTGCGGTGATGCCGTGCCGTTCCATCGTCGGGCGCGGCAGGTAGGCCGTGGAATCGGTGACGATAGCGACATGGCGGGACATGAGCCGGAGGTTACCTGGCGTGCTGGGAGTGCGGCAGCCCGGCCCCGGCCCTCTGATCATTCATGGCCGCTTCGGAGCGTATCCGGTCGCGTCGCACCCGTTCCGGCGGAGTCGCGCACACAGGATCGCGCGGACGGGTCGCGCCAACGGAGTCAGGCGG is a window from the Streptomyces sp. MMBL 11-1 genome containing:
- a CDS encoding DegV family protein encodes the protein MSRHVAIVTDSTAYLPRPTMERHGITAVPLTVVLGDRALEEGTEISARSLALALQKRHSVTTSRPSPEVFAAAYRTAAEGGADAVVSLHLSSEFSGTYDAALLAAKDAPVPVRVVDTGMVAMALGFCALAAAETAEAGGGLDEAVSAAEKRAAGTSAYFYVDTLDYLRRGGRIGTARALLGSALAVKPILELDGGRIEMLEKVRTASRAIARLEEIAAERAGTAPVDIAVHHLAAPERAERLAERLRERVSGLVDLHVSEVGAVIGAHTGPGLLGAVISLR